The Arachidicoccus terrestris genome includes the window ATTGCAGAAATTAGGAATATGTCAGATGATCAGAAACGAGAATATGAACTGAGTCTTCGTAAACTATGGGACGAAAATGGCATTCGGCAAGGCGGCTACAATGATGGCTTTGACGACGGCTTTGAAAAAGGGGTCGACGTTACACAGCGTAAGTTTGAACAACAGATCAACAAGGCAGAAAAAATGCAGCGGCTCAGTATAAAAAACATTTTGGAAACAGGTGGCCTTAGTATCACGCAAATTGCACAAGCTTTCTCAGTCGATGAAGCCATAATCCTGGAAGTCAAAAATTCAATAGAGAAGTAATTGCCTGAAAATTAGACAGCTGTTGCTGTTGAGTTAGCCCTTTACAGTCAACGAGTTTGCCGGATGAGGTTTGTTTGCTCAAAACGTTTGCCAGATTATTTCCCATTCATTTCTGAGTGGGAAATAATCTGGCAACTTGTTGAATGAAGCAGCAATGAATTCCCTAAAAACAGTGCATCCGTTCATACGCCACGCCTGTCCAAACAATGGATTGGCTGGTTTGATTCAGGCCGGTGGGTCATTATAAATTCCAGCCTGTCACCTCCATCAGCGCCTGAGCTTCACTTCCCTCCTTTTTGGCCCCCGGGAGATCCTTCACCGCATAGGTACAAGTAACAACTCTTGATTCGCCCGGCGCCAGCTGTAGGTAGTTGTCACTATAAATGGCCGGCAATATATCTGCACCTGCACTACCGGAGGCTGTTTGCTGAGCTGCACGCACCCGCACCTGAAAGGCCACCGTGCTGCCGGTATTGGTTAACTTCAACGTATGCCGTATAGAGTCTCCCGCGGCGCTATTAATCAGCTGGCTGGTCTTGCCAATATCAAGTGTCGTTTTACCTAAAGCTTGCAAATCCGTGTAATCGGCGTAAGCAGACTGTGGTGTCATCCACCAGTTCGACTTCGCCCAGTTCAGGACGTCTTTCTTTCTGGAGAGCCAATACCAGTTAATGCTAACGACCTCTCCCGCCTTATTTTTTAACTGTAAGCGAAGAAAATAGGTATTTGAGAGATCTGTCATTGTCTGCGGCAGGCTGAAGAGATGTTGGATAGCGTCTGCCCCTACTTCTGTCGGCGTCTCTTTGGAAAAGACTGTTTTACCTTCCAGGTTATAGACCTTCGCGGAGGCCGTTAGCCCTTTTTCCGCCTTAAGCCTGGAATTCACCAATGCGATGCCGTGGGTAGCATAGGAATACTGAATATGTAAGGGCTCCATTGCTTTTTTAATGCCAAAATAGGTGCCACCTGGATTCAGATAGTAATCAAAAGTATGCCAGATCAGACCCGGCCAGGGGTTGGCGCCCATCCACTGTATCACACCGGTAGCGGTGTGATACTTATGTAAGCCGTAAGCCTCCATCATTGCCCGATGCGCTTCATAGTTCTGTGCCTGCGCCTTCTTTGCATAGTCCTTCATATCGGTTACCTTGCCATAACGCGCAAACAAGGCCTGATTAAACACTTTTGTATCGCCAAACTTCATGGTCCCGCAGTGATAGTTCCAATCCTCGGAATCATACCAGAGCCCGTCTTTTGGCAGGAACCGCGTAAGGCTTTCATAGGGAGGAATAGAAGGACCGGGAGAAATTTCAGTCGCAAAGCTCCATGCGCCTCCATATTGTCTGGATTTATCAGCTTCCCAATAGATCGGGGATACCCACTCATAGGGACCGGCCATCTTGACGCCGCTATAGCCAGAGACTTTGGACTTTTGTTCATTGGCTGTGGCCAGGATCGGGTTAGGCCAGTGCAACCCTTTTTCAATGTTTAAGTAGTCTCTTTCTACGGATTGGATCCGGGGCGGCATATCACTGCCGTTTAGCCATACCATGATACAGGCTTTATTTCTGAGCCAATACATCATGGAACTGTCTGAG containing:
- a CDS encoding glycosyl hydrolase 2 galactose-binding domain-containing protein; its protein translation is MTMITQLRILTMATFCLLGVYGSCQPASNSNQDNINPSNQIILMDGWNMQSALKVKADGATLTNPTYQPAGWFKISIPSTIIGGLMASDYYDFDPFMGQNFKKLDDPAMDKPWWFRKAFTIDAGYKGKNIVLKLQGINYKANVWLNGHKVADSSEIKGPMRIIDLDITSYAKMGDNVLALEIQRPFRPNRKDGDLAIDYADWIHYPPDYNAGIINEVVIHWYNKVGVQYPHVVTHFDLPSLDIAHLTVHGLVTNYTDKAQQIEVQAKINKDITLKKKVSLGPGQKKDISFTPDSYAALNITHPKIWWPWQYGKPLLNDIELSVYQNNEICSSVRDEFGIREVTSELIDNHSRMFRINGKKIMLRGAAWSPDIFQRRSTERQEQEIKLYKDMHLNIIRSEGKFEDEKFYDLCDKYGMLVMTGWMCCGAWQYPENWTTAERKVAMASDSSMMYWLRNKACIMVWLNGSDMPPRIQSVERDYLNIEKGLHWPNPILATANEQKSKVSGYSGVKMAGPYEWVSPIYWEADKSRQYGGAWSFATEISPGPSIPPYESLTRFLPKDGLWYDSEDWNYHCGTMKFGDTKVFNQALFARYGKVTDMKDYAKKAQAQNYEAHRAMMEAYGLHKYHTATGVIQWMGANPWPGLIWHTFDYYLNPGGTYFGIKKAMEPLHIQYSYATHGIALVNSRLKAEKGLTASAKVYNLEGKTVFSKETPTEVGADAIQHLFSLPQTMTDLSNTYFLRLQLKNKAGEVVSINWYWLSRKKDVLNWAKSNWWMTPQSAYADYTDLQALGKTTLDIGKTSQLINSAAGDSIRHTLKLTNTGSTVAFQVRVRAAQQTASGSAGADILPAIYSDNYLQLAPGESRVVTCTYAVKDLPGAKKEGSEAQALMEVTGWNL